A portion of the Cellulophaga algicola DSM 14237 genome contains these proteins:
- a CDS encoding dicarboxylate/amino acid:cation symporter yields the protein MKKLELHWQIIIGMLAGVLFAFIMVQFEWGAKFVSDWIKPFGNIFINSLKLIAVPLILASLIKGVSDLKDISKLSQMGGRTIGIYIITTIIAVSIGLAVVNIIKPGKSISEETRISLVENYKGDAESRIAQAHKQEESGPLQALEDIVPSNIFKAASDNGNMLQVIFFAIFFGIGLILIPEEQSTPVKKFFDGFNEVILKLIDLIMLAAPFGVFALLAALVVESPSLDLFKALGWYALCVIIGLFLMICVYLGFVWIFTKKSPSFFLKGISPAQLLAFSTSSSAATLPVTMERVEEHLGVDEEVTSFVLPIGATINMDGTSLYQAVAAIFIAQAFGMDLDLWAQLGIIVTATLASIGSAAVPGAGMVMLVIVLSQAGIPEAGLALIFAVDRPLDMCRTVVNVTGDAAVSMMVAKSVGKLNDPEEKNWNDNYKA from the coding sequence ATGAAGAAATTGGAATTGCATTGGCAAATTATAATAGGCATGTTGGCCGGAGTATTATTTGCATTTATAATGGTTCAATTTGAATGGGGAGCAAAATTTGTCTCAGATTGGATAAAACCTTTCGGGAATATTTTCATCAACTCATTAAAACTTATTGCAGTTCCTTTAATTCTTGCTTCATTAATTAAAGGAGTTTCAGATTTAAAAGACATTTCTAAACTCTCACAAATGGGAGGGAGGACTATCGGAATTTATATTATTACTACTATTATTGCGGTCTCTATAGGGTTGGCTGTAGTAAATATTATAAAACCTGGAAAATCTATTTCGGAAGAAACAAGAATTAGCTTAGTAGAAAACTACAAAGGAGATGCTGAATCCAGAATTGCCCAAGCACATAAACAAGAAGAATCTGGACCACTACAAGCTTTAGAAGATATTGTTCCTAGCAATATTTTTAAAGCCGCAAGTGATAACGGAAACATGCTTCAAGTAATTTTCTTTGCTATCTTCTTTGGAATAGGATTAATCCTTATTCCCGAAGAACAATCAACACCAGTAAAAAAATTCTTTGACGGCTTTAATGAAGTAATTTTAAAATTAATTGATTTAATCATGCTTGCTGCTCCTTTTGGCGTTTTTGCATTATTAGCCGCATTAGTAGTAGAATCACCAAGTTTAGATCTCTTTAAAGCACTAGGCTGGTACGCATTATGTGTCATTATCGGTTTATTCCTAATGATTTGCGTATACCTTGGATTTGTTTGGATTTTTACTAAAAAATCACCTTCATTTTTCTTAAAAGGAATTTCGCCTGCACAGCTATTAGCATTTTCTACAAGTTCTAGTGCCGCAACACTACCTGTAACTATGGAGCGTGTAGAAGAGCATTTAGGTGTAGATGAAGAGGTTACTAGCTTTGTTCTCCCTATTGGAGCTACTATTAATATGGATGGCACAAGTTTATACCAAGCTGTAGCCGCTATTTTTATAGCACAGGCCTTTGGTATGGATTTAGATTTATGGGCACAATTAGGGATTATCGTTACAGCGACTTTAGCTTCTATAGGAAGTGCTGCTGTTCCCGGTGCAGGAATGGTAATGCTTGTTATTGTACTTTCTCAAGCAGGAATCCCAGAAGCAGGTCTTGCATTGATTTTTGCGGTAGATAGACCTTTAGATATGTGTAGGACTGTTGTAAACGTTACTGGTGATGCTGCAGTTTCTATGATGGTTGCCAAGTCTGTTGGAAAACTAAATGATCCAGAAGAAAAAAATTGGAACGATAATTACAAAGCGTAA
- a CDS encoding bifunctional alpha/beta hydrolase/class I SAM-dependent methyltransferase, whose product MSNGHFNSFDGSEIFYRKWNFKPSQKSVIIIHRGHEHSERLNDIATSSQFSAYNIFAFDLRGHGHTKTETSSVFMDYVRDLDAFSHYLETNYKVNSTDVFVIANSIGGVVASAWAHDFAPNIAGMALLAPAFRINLIVPLANEMITLGTKLNKGLIIKSYVKSTMLTHDVAQQKAYDDDSLITRSIDAKLLIDLADAGKRLVEDAEAIDTPTLILSAEKDKVVFNKDQKIFFDKLDTTLKELEVLPDFFHGILFETKKEMVYDKMIAFAEKCFNQTPKSVSLVPDQFSITEHKSLQNNEGNNLNFKFQKWSLSKIGKISNGMAIGLKHGFDSGASLDYVYHNQPKGKLGFGTMMDKNYLEAIGWRGIRIRKQHLLQLLEKNIENLQKEGRAIKILDIAGGTGNYLFDIKDKYPNAEIVINEFIKDNIEIGQKVIDEKKYQNVRFTNYDCFDVETYAKLDFEPNIIIVSGILELFGDNELASKALAGISAIAEKNSSVVYTGQPWHPQLKMIAYVLNSHQKKSWVMRRRSQKELDRMMAFNHLYKETMLIDDFGIFTVSSAKINTKIK is encoded by the coding sequence ATGAGCAATGGACATTTTAATAGTTTTGATGGAAGTGAAATTTTTTATCGCAAATGGAATTTCAAACCATCTCAAAAGAGTGTTATCATCATTCACCGTGGACATGAGCATTCTGAGCGTTTAAATGATATTGCTACTTCTTCTCAATTTTCAGCATATAATATTTTTGCGTTTGATTTACGAGGACATGGGCATACCAAGACAGAAACGTCTTCTGTTTTTATGGACTATGTGAGAGATTTAGATGCTTTTTCTCATTATTTAGAAACCAACTATAAGGTAAATAGTACAGATGTTTTTGTAATAGCAAATAGTATTGGCGGTGTAGTTGCTTCTGCTTGGGCGCATGATTTTGCTCCAAATATTGCTGGGATGGCCTTACTTGCACCTGCTTTTAGAATTAATCTTATTGTTCCTTTGGCTAATGAAATGATTACTCTAGGGACTAAACTAAATAAAGGGTTAATTATTAAAAGTTATGTAAAATCTACCATGCTTACGCATGATGTAGCGCAACAGAAGGCTTATGATGACGATTCGTTAATTACGAGATCTATTGATGCCAAATTATTAATAGATTTAGCAGATGCAGGTAAACGATTGGTAGAAGATGCTGAGGCAATAGATACTCCCACACTTATTTTATCTGCAGAAAAAGATAAAGTAGTTTTCAATAAAGATCAAAAAATATTTTTTGATAAACTTGATACTACATTAAAAGAGCTTGAAGTCCTACCAGACTTTTTTCATGGAATTTTATTTGAAACGAAAAAAGAAATGGTGTATGATAAGATGATTGCTTTTGCAGAAAAATGTTTTAATCAAACACCTAAAAGCGTAAGCTTAGTACCCGATCAATTCTCAATAACAGAACATAAAAGTCTACAGAATAATGAGGGGAATAACCTTAACTTTAAATTCCAAAAATGGTCTTTAAGTAAAATAGGGAAAATTAGCAATGGTATGGCAATTGGGCTAAAACATGGTTTTGACTCTGGAGCTTCCTTAGATTATGTTTATCATAACCAACCAAAAGGGAAATTGGGTTTCGGAACAATGATGGATAAAAATTACCTTGAAGCAATAGGATGGCGCGGAATTAGAATTCGTAAACAACATCTATTACAGCTGCTAGAAAAAAATATTGAAAATTTACAAAAAGAGGGTCGCGCTATAAAAATTTTAGATATAGCTGGTGGTACAGGAAACTACCTTTTTGATATAAAGGATAAATATCCTAATGCGGAAATTGTGATTAATGAATTTATAAAAGACAATATAGAAATTGGGCAAAAAGTAATTGATGAAAAAAAATATCAAAATGTACGATTTACAAACTATGATTGTTTTGATGTTGAAACATATGCTAAATTAGATTTTGAACCAAATATTATCATTGTTTCCGGTATATTAGAGCTTTTTGGGGATAATGAATTGGCAAGCAAAGCACTTGCGGGGATTAGCGCTATTGCAGAGAAAAACTCAAGTGTAGTGTATACAGGTCAGCCTTGGCATCCACAACTAAAAATGATAGCCTATGTTTTGAATAGTCATCAAAAGAAAAGTTGGGTAATGAGACGTCGTTCTCAAAAGGAATTAGATCGTATGATGGCTTTTAATCATCTCTATAAAGAGACAATGCTTATTGATGATTTTGGAATTTTCACAGTCTCATCAGCAAAAATTAATACTAAAATAAAATAG
- a CDS encoding TlpA disulfide reductase family protein: MKKIILGLFTTALLVSCNSNPDGFSIEAKVDGAIENGTKVYLKRINEVNQPIDVDTTTVENGKFIFTGKVDSLDLQYIFIDKLQGNIPVMIEKGTIDVAFQKDSLGFAKVEGTEQNELFSKFLDNSRSFSKRAMSMRDDFEKARASGDVATQEALQAESNEMQEQAKDFELTYIKENPNAFVSVLILERILMSKGLAEDEISKIYEALTPEMKATAPAKRVKKQLDLTKNTAIGSKAPDFSAPTPDGKQLALKDALGKITIVDFWAGWCRPCRAENPNLVRVYNKYKDSGLSILGVSLDKNKEEWTGAIAADSLAWNHVSNVKYFDEIAKLYNVRAIPAMFILDENGVIIAKDLRGPELESKIAELMGNI, encoded by the coding sequence ATGAAAAAAATAATATTAGGATTATTTACCACAGCCCTGTTAGTATCTTGTAATAGTAATCCTGACGGATTTTCTATTGAAGCAAAAGTAGATGGTGCTATAGAAAACGGAACCAAAGTTTACCTTAAGAGAATAAACGAAGTAAACCAACCAATAGATGTGGATACCACTACTGTTGAGAATGGTAAATTTATTTTTACAGGTAAAGTAGATTCTTTAGACTTACAGTATATTTTTATTGATAAGCTTCAAGGGAACATTCCAGTGATGATAGAAAAAGGAACTATTGATGTTGCATTCCAAAAAGATAGTTTAGGTTTTGCTAAAGTAGAAGGAACAGAGCAAAATGAATTGTTTAGTAAGTTTTTAGATAATAGCAGATCTTTTTCTAAGCGTGCTATGTCTATGCGTGATGACTTTGAAAAAGCTAGAGCTTCTGGAGATGTTGCTACACAAGAAGCTTTACAGGCAGAAAGCAATGAAATGCAAGAACAAGCTAAAGATTTTGAGCTTACGTACATAAAAGAGAACCCGAATGCATTTGTTTCGGTACTAATTTTAGAGCGTATCCTTATGAGTAAAGGTTTAGCGGAAGATGAAATATCTAAAATTTATGAAGCTTTAACACCAGAAATGAAAGCAACTGCTCCTGCAAAAAGAGTTAAGAAACAATTAGATCTTACTAAAAATACGGCTATAGGATCTAAAGCTCCAGATTTCTCTGCTCCTACTCCTGATGGGAAACAATTAGCATTAAAAGATGCTTTAGGAAAAATTACAATTGTTGATTTCTGGGCTGGATGGTGTAGACCTTGTAGAGCAGAAAATCCTAATTTAGTGCGTGTTTACAATAAATATAAAGATAGCGGACTTAGTATCTTAGGGGTTTCTTTAGATAAAAATAAAGAAGAATGGACTGGTGCTATAGCTGCAGATAGCTTAGCTTGGAACCATGTCTCTAATGTAAAGTATTTTGATGAAATTGCTAAATTATACAATGTAAGAGCTATTCCTGCAATGTTTATTTTAGACGAGAACGGTGTAATTATTGCGAAAGATTTAAGAGGGCCAGAATTAGAGAGCAAGATTGCTGAGCTAATGGGGAACATCTAA
- a CDS encoding UDP-2,3-diacylglucosamine diphosphatase gives MKKRKVDVVVISDVHLGTYGCHADELISYLSSIQPKKLILNGDIIDIWQFSKRYFPPSHLKVLKKIIGMASNGVEVTYITGNHDEMLRKFSDTSIGYVSIVDKLVLDLNGKKTWFFHGDVFDASIQNAKWLAKLGGYGYDFLILINRIMNWCLTKMGREKYSLSKRIKNSVKGAIKYINDFEKTAADLAIENGYDYVVCGHIHQPKKELYENKNGQCIYLNSGDWVENLTALEYSFKRWKVYHYNNDKLSPFFADEELKQLDINELIASITFKEDREKGSSSLEESSLE, from the coding sequence TTGAAAAAGAGAAAAGTTGACGTAGTCGTAATTTCAGATGTACATTTAGGTACATATGGTTGTCATGCCGATGAATTAATTTCATATTTAAGCAGTATACAGCCAAAGAAACTTATATTAAATGGAGATATTATTGATATCTGGCAGTTTAGTAAGCGGTATTTTCCTCCCTCTCATTTAAAAGTTTTAAAAAAGATTATAGGTATGGCTTCTAACGGTGTTGAAGTTACCTATATAACTGGAAATCATGATGAAATGCTTCGTAAGTTTAGTGATACTTCAATAGGCTATGTGAGTATTGTAGATAAGCTTGTCTTGGATTTAAACGGCAAGAAGACCTGGTTTTTTCATGGCGATGTCTTTGATGCTTCTATCCAGAACGCAAAATGGTTAGCCAAGTTGGGAGGCTATGGTTATGACTTTCTAATTTTGATAAACAGAATCATGAATTGGTGTTTGACGAAAATGGGAAGAGAAAAATATTCCTTGTCTAAACGAATTAAAAATAGCGTAAAGGGGGCTATTAAATACATAAACGATTTTGAAAAAACAGCAGCAGATTTAGCTATTGAGAATGGATATGACTATGTGGTTTGCGGGCATATTCATCAACCCAAAAAAGAACTATACGAAAATAAAAACGGACAATGCATTTATCTTAATTCTGGAGATTGGGTAGAAAACCTTACTGCTTTAGAATATTCTTTTAAAAGATGGAAAGTCTACCATTATAATAATGATAAACTCTCCCCTTTTTTTGCGGATGAAGAATTAAAACAATTAGATATCAATGAACTAATAGCTTCTATTACCTTTAAGGAGGATAGAGAAAAAGGTTCTTCCTCACTTGAAGAAAGTTCCTTAGAGTAA
- a CDS encoding FAD-binding and (Fe-S)-binding domain-containing protein — protein METAALHKLKESLEGELRIDKLTKVLYSTDASVYRKTPLAVAFPKSIADLKKLILFAKENTIGLIPRTAGTSLAGQCVGDGIIVDVSVHFTKIISVDKEKMQVTVQPGVIRDELNTYLEPFGLFFGPNTSTANRCMIGGMVGNNSSGTTSIRYGVTREYTASLKTILSNGEEAEFKALTTEEFQAKTQLNTFEGTIYKNLHKELSNKETQEEIIREFPKPQIHRRNTGYAIDELLKSNIFGGKNELINVCELLSGSEGTLAFTTEITLQLTPLPPKLSAMVVTHYRSLEDCLSDVAPAMQHNLHTCEMMDRTILDCTKNNREHSKNRFFVAGDPAALLTLEVKSDTEEDLKHQIDALLETITTSGLSYANPILNAAEGKMASELRKAGLGLLGNIVGDKKAVACIEDTAVAVEDLKDFIGEFTQIMAGYKQNAVYYAHAGAGELHLRPILNLKKSDDVHLFRAITTDVAKLTKKYKGSFSGEHGDGIVRAEFIPLMIGDKNYQLLKRIKTYFDPTNIFNPGKIVDAFPMDESLRYDIDRKEPEIKTLLDFSDSEGILKAAEKCNGSGDCRKTHHSAGGMCPSYHATKNEKDTTRGRANALREFLTTSEAPNKFNQKELKEAFDLCLSCKACASECPSNVDVATLKTEFLYQYQEANGYPLRGKLFAYNTKLNKLGSKVSGLTNFIYDSSFFGGLLKSSAGVAKERSMPKVYNFNFDKHLQLFKNQNTITKKSVVLYIDEFTNYMDITLGKDAIEVLTKLGYDIQLFYAESGRTYISKGFLKQAKKLALKNIPALKIFADKNIPVIGLEPSAVLTFRDEYKRFSSDKDTTAKIAANCYLIEEFLANEITAGALRADLFTTEAKKVKIHSHCHQKSLSNQKVTFDILNLPKNYEVSIITSGCCGMAGSFGYEKGHYEVSMQIGELKLFPAVRKSSEDTIISANGTSCRHQIHDGTKRQAKHPITILKEALL, from the coding sequence TTGGAAACTGCAGCATTACACAAACTCAAAGAAAGTTTAGAAGGAGAATTAAGAATAGATAAACTTACAAAAGTATTATACTCCACAGACGCATCTGTATATAGGAAAACACCGTTAGCAGTAGCTTTTCCTAAAAGCATTGCTGATCTTAAAAAATTAATTCTTTTTGCCAAAGAAAATACTATTGGATTAATACCAAGAACTGCTGGTACGTCATTAGCAGGACAATGTGTTGGTGATGGTATTATAGTAGACGTTTCTGTACATTTTACTAAAATTATCTCTGTTGATAAAGAAAAAATGCAAGTCACTGTACAACCAGGAGTTATACGTGATGAACTAAACACTTACTTAGAGCCTTTTGGACTTTTTTTTGGTCCTAACACCTCTACAGCAAACCGTTGTATGATTGGCGGAATGGTTGGAAACAACTCCTCTGGAACCACCTCTATACGATATGGAGTTACAAGAGAATATACCGCTAGTTTAAAAACAATTTTATCTAATGGGGAAGAGGCAGAATTTAAAGCATTAACGACAGAAGAATTTCAAGCCAAAACTCAATTAAATACCTTTGAAGGAACGATCTATAAAAACCTTCATAAGGAACTTTCCAACAAAGAAACTCAAGAAGAAATTATAAGAGAATTTCCTAAACCACAAATTCATAGAAGAAATACAGGCTATGCCATAGATGAATTGCTCAAAAGCAACATATTTGGTGGAAAAAATGAACTCATTAATGTTTGTGAATTATTAAGCGGAAGTGAAGGAACTTTAGCTTTTACCACTGAAATAACTTTACAATTAACGCCATTACCCCCTAAACTATCTGCGATGGTCGTAACGCATTACCGCAGTCTTGAAGATTGTCTAAGTGATGTTGCTCCTGCAATGCAACACAATTTGCACACTTGTGAGATGATGGATAGGACCATTCTTGATTGCACTAAAAACAATAGAGAACACTCTAAAAATAGATTTTTTGTTGCTGGGGATCCTGCGGCGTTATTAACGTTAGAAGTAAAATCTGATACTGAAGAAGATTTAAAACACCAAATTGATGCCTTATTAGAAACAATTACTACATCCGGATTAAGCTATGCTAATCCTATTTTAAATGCAGCAGAAGGTAAGATGGCGTCAGAATTGCGTAAAGCCGGACTAGGTTTACTAGGAAATATCGTCGGTGATAAAAAAGCTGTGGCGTGTATTGAAGATACCGCGGTTGCCGTAGAAGATTTGAAAGATTTTATAGGAGAATTTACACAGATTATGGCAGGTTACAAGCAAAACGCTGTATACTACGCACATGCCGGAGCTGGAGAATTACATTTACGCCCTATTCTTAATTTAAAAAAATCTGATGATGTTCACCTTTTCAGAGCGATTACCACAGACGTTGCTAAGCTTACAAAAAAATACAAAGGTTCTTTTAGCGGTGAGCATGGAGACGGTATTGTTAGAGCCGAATTTATCCCACTAATGATTGGAGATAAAAACTACCAACTATTAAAGCGCATAAAAACATACTTTGACCCTACCAATATATTTAATCCAGGCAAAATAGTTGATGCATTCCCTATGGATGAATCCCTACGCTATGATATTGATAGAAAAGAGCCTGAGATTAAAACTCTTTTAGATTTTTCTGATAGTGAAGGGATTTTAAAAGCAGCTGAAAAATGTAACGGGAGTGGGGATTGTAGAAAAACACACCACAGTGCAGGAGGGATGTGCCCGAGTTATCACGCTACTAAAAACGAAAAAGATACCACTAGAGGTAGAGCTAATGCATTAAGAGAATTCTTAACTACCTCTGAAGCGCCAAATAAGTTTAATCAGAAAGAATTAAAAGAGGCATTTGATTTATGCTTAAGCTGTAAGGCATGCGCCAGCGAATGCCCGAGTAACGTTGATGTAGCCACTCTAAAAACGGAATTCTTATACCAATACCAAGAAGCAAACGGATACCCATTACGCGGCAAACTATTTGCATATAATACAAAATTAAATAAATTAGGAAGCAAAGTTTCAGGCTTGACAAATTTCATTTATGACTCCAGTTTCTTTGGCGGTTTATTAAAAAGTTCTGCAGGAGTTGCCAAAGAACGCAGTATGCCTAAAGTATATAATTTCAATTTCGATAAACACCTTCAACTATTTAAAAATCAAAACACTATAACTAAAAAAAGTGTTGTTTTATATATTGATGAATTTACGAATTATATGGATATAACCTTAGGTAAAGATGCTATTGAGGTACTTACTAAACTAGGCTATGACATTCAATTATTTTATGCGGAAAGCGGAAGAACTTATATTTCTAAAGGCTTTTTAAAACAAGCAAAAAAGCTTGCTTTAAAAAACATTCCGGCACTAAAAATATTTGCAGATAAAAATATTCCAGTGATAGGCTTAGAGCCTTCCGCTGTTTTGACCTTCCGAGATGAATATAAACGTTTTTCTTCTGATAAAGATACAACTGCCAAAATTGCAGCGAATTGTTATCTAATTGAAGAATTTTTAGCTAATGAAATAACAGCAGGAGCACTACGTGCTGATCTATTTACTACAGAAGCAAAAAAAGTTAAAATACACAGTCATTGCCATCAAAAATCATTATCGAATCAGAAAGTAACTTTTGATATTTTAAACCTTCCTAAAAACTATGAAGTTTCAATAATAACTTCTGGTTGTTGTGGTATGGCAGGATCTTTCGGTTATGAAAAAGGACATTATGAGGTAAGCATGCAGATTGGAGAATTAAAATTATTCCCTGCCGTACGCAAATCATCAGAAGACACTATCATATCTGCTAATGGCACAAGTTGTCGTCATCAAATACATGATGGTACAAAAAGACAAGCAAAGCACCCCATTACCATTTTAAAAGAAGCTTTACTCTAA
- the aroC gene encoding chorismate synthase: MAGNTYGTIFKLSTFGESHGVAIGGVIDGCPAGITLDLNEIQNELNRRKPGQSAIVTQRKEPDTVEFYSGIFEGVTTGTPIGFAIHNTNQKSHDYTHIKDSYRPSHADYVYDQKYGFRDYRGGGRSSARETASRVVAGAIAKQFVSSIKINAFVSQVGTLKLEKNYKDLDFSLIESNPVRCPDPSTAAKMEDYIKKIKKEGDTIGGIITCVIQNVPIGLGEPVFDKLHAELGKAMLSINAVKGFEYGSGFEGVTQKGSDHNDQYNADGTTKTNNSGGIQGGISNGMDIYFNVAFKPVATVIQPYETIDKEGNMIKTQGKGRHDPCVVPRAVPIVEAMAAIVLADFTLLNRTIKL; this comes from the coding sequence ATGGCAGGAAATACATACGGAACTATTTTTAAACTTTCCACCTTTGGAGAATCACATGGCGTTGCAATTGGTGGAGTTATAGATGGTTGCCCAGCAGGTATTACATTAGATTTAAATGAAATTCAGAATGAATTAAATCGACGTAAGCCGGGACAGTCTGCTATTGTTACCCAACGTAAAGAACCAGATACAGTAGAATTTTACTCTGGTATTTTTGAAGGAGTCACTACAGGAACTCCAATAGGTTTTGCCATACACAACACCAACCAGAAATCTCATGATTATACCCATATAAAAGATTCGTACCGACCATCACATGCTGATTATGTGTATGATCAAAAATATGGTTTTCGTGACTATCGCGGAGGTGGCCGCAGCTCTGCTCGTGAAACAGCAAGTAGAGTAGTAGCTGGTGCTATAGCAAAGCAGTTTGTAAGCTCCATTAAAATTAATGCTTTTGTATCTCAAGTGGGTACTTTAAAATTAGAAAAAAACTATAAAGACTTAGACTTTTCTTTAATTGAAAGCAATCCTGTTCGTTGCCCAGATCCTTCTACTGCAGCAAAAATGGAAGATTACATTAAAAAAATAAAAAAAGAAGGAGATACCATTGGAGGTATTATAACTTGTGTTATACAAAATGTACCCATTGGTCTTGGAGAACCAGTTTTTGACAAGCTTCATGCAGAACTTGGTAAAGCCATGCTTTCTATCAATGCTGTAAAAGGTTTTGAATACGGGAGTGGTTTTGAGGGAGTTACTCAAAAAGGGAGTGATCATAACGATCAGTACAACGCAGATGGGACAACAAAAACAAACAACAGCGGTGGTATCCAAGGAGGAATTTCTAATGGCATGGATATTTACTTTAATGTTGCGTTTAAACCTGTAGCAACCGTGATACAGCCCTACGAAACCATTGATAAAGAAGGGAATATGATTAAAACACAAGGTAAAGGGCGTCATGACCCTTGTGTAGTACCTAGAGCAGTACCAATTGTTGAAGCAATGGCCGCAATTGTGTTGGCTGATTTTACTTTATTGAACAGAACCATAAAATTATAG
- a CDS encoding phosphatase PAP2 family protein — MDETRIAIGTRIKLAVLCATVFSVFYNVNAWYASTLDYVPSFIFSFEKYMPFMAWTVVPYMTSGALFVAVFFLCNTMQELRTLTKRVLFVSVVAGLFFLIFPLKFSFIKPDSTNTLFNFIFQFIEIVDSPFNEAPSLHIAFAFVFWSVFRNFTPTWRHVSAVWLVLLGLSTLSTYQHHLLDVVTGAILGQLSFIIFPAQRNNFQVRNFHLANYYFLGGWLIVLLSLLVFEFYHASGFILLWPALVLFLMGYTYQKNKVHFLKNNLGTIPWYKKIVYFPYIGVYWLFWKFLRKNKKPIMLIPNLYISSRLDHSEFQNFKGNRNTLVYDLSAELEENKAIIQNCQYHAVPLLDIGAFDTIEIKRIVLEITTHYKELPKDGKILIHCTMGFTRSTFIGILVIKNILSLPLEEALLKIKTTHKDAVIHGYLQDFLKTINI, encoded by the coding sequence ATGGATGAAACAAGAATAGCCATAGGCACAAGAATAAAGTTAGCGGTGCTCTGCGCTACCGTATTTAGTGTATTTTATAATGTGAATGCTTGGTATGCGTCTACCTTAGATTATGTGCCCTCATTTATTTTTAGTTTTGAGAAGTATATGCCATTTATGGCTTGGACAGTGGTGCCTTATATGACCAGTGGCGCATTGTTTGTTGCCGTATTTTTTCTTTGTAATACAATGCAAGAACTACGGACATTAACCAAACGTGTCTTGTTTGTGAGTGTTGTAGCCGGTCTATTCTTTCTAATATTTCCCTTAAAATTTTCATTTATAAAGCCAGATTCTACTAACACTTTATTCAATTTTATCTTTCAATTTATTGAAATAGTAGATTCTCCTTTCAATGAAGCTCCTTCATTACATATAGCTTTTGCTTTTGTATTTTGGTCGGTCTTTAGAAATTTTACGCCTACTTGGCGTCATGTATCGGCTGTATGGTTAGTGCTACTAGGTCTTTCTACATTATCTACCTATCAACATCATTTGTTAGATGTGGTTACCGGGGCTATTTTAGGACAATTGAGTTTTATTATTTTTCCCGCACAGCGAAATAACTTTCAAGTAAGAAATTTTCACCTTGCCAATTATTATTTTTTAGGTGGTTGGCTAATAGTTCTATTAAGTTTGTTGGTTTTTGAATTTTATCATGCAAGTGGTTTCATTTTACTTTGGCCTGCATTGGTGTTATTTTTAATGGGGTATACTTATCAAAAAAACAAAGTACACTTTCTTAAAAACAATTTAGGAACTATTCCTTGGTATAAAAAAATAGTGTATTTCCCTTACATTGGAGTGTATTGGTTGTTCTGGAAATTTTTAAGGAAAAATAAAAAGCCCATTATGCTTATTCCAAACCTTTATATTTCTTCAAGGCTTGATCATTCGGAATTTCAAAATTTTAAAGGCAACAGGAATACATTGGTGTATGACCTTTCTGCTGAGTTAGAAGAAAATAAAGCAATCATACAAAATTGTCAATATCATGCCGTTCCCTTATTAGATATTGGAGCATTCGATACTATTGAAATTAAAAGAATCGTATTAGAAATAACAACCCATTACAAGGAATTACCTAAAGACGGAAAAATATTAATTCATTGTACAATGGGCTTTACAAGAAGTACTTTTATAGGGATTCTTGTAATAAAAAATATTCTATCTTTACCTTTAGAGGAAGCACTACTAAAAATAAAAACCACCCACAAAGATGCTGTAATACATGGCTATCTACAGGATTTTTTAAAGACAATCAATATATGA